From the genome of Pseudocalidococcus azoricus BACA0444:
AGACCGAGATGAAAACGCTGCCATCAACATCTTGAAAAAAGGCTTGAGTACGGTAGGGCATACCGGAATTAACGCTTGGGGAGAGAACAACCTCTGTTTGGGTCAGGCAACTGGTTCAGATAAGTTGACTCGGTGAACCAAGAATCCCCGTCACTTTAGTGCGGGGAGTGTCAAGTGGATGCATGGGGATAAAAAGCTGACTGGTAAATATAATGAGTACATTCGAGAACAAGAAGTACATGGCTTGGGAATCAGTGCAATTTCTTGTTAGGACGTTTTTTATGGCGTTGACCTAATTACAAGTGTTGGTGGACGATAAGTGTTGGCGGTGGGGAGCGTGAAGATGTCTACTTCCCCTAGTAACTTACGGCCAAGCCCTTAGGCAAGTTACAATTCATTGCCATATATGCCATATATAGCAGTCCGTCTTCATTTGTGAGAATGACTGATCATCAGAAGCCTTGGTAAAGAATCCCCCCTCGTTAAACCTAGGATAAAACCAAAACTTTGCAGGGATAGATAATTCTGGGTTATTCTCACGAATCATTACTGTTTACCATGACAATTTTAAATTTATAAAAATAAAGTAATCACTTTTTAGCAAATTTAGTCTTTCACTATAAAACTCACTTTCAATGAAGACTAAGATGACCTAAACCGGCAAACGCGGGGCTTGGCGGGCAATCACAATTAAATAGTCGCTGGCCTGGAGGAGATGTTCTGGTGGTGGATTTATCAGGGTTTGCTTCCCTTTGATACCATTGAGGGTTTCAACGGCAATCAAGAGGGCATCATAGCGAAATTTCAGATATTCATGGGCTTGCCAAAAAGTCGCTTGCATTAAGTCCTTGGGCACATTCAGACGATAAATTTGATTCCCAACTTGTACCGTTAATAGCTCAGAAATCACATTCATGCCCCCCAAGTTGCGAACTGCGCTACTAATTAAATGCCCAGTCATTTCATCGGCAACGACAATATCTTCAACACCAGCAATTTGCAGTTGAACATTATTGTTACGGTCAAGCAGTTGGGCACAGGTGTAGATGCCAGGTTTGAGTTTTTCAATCGTTAAGGCAGCCAGAACGGTGCGGGCATCTCGATCCTGATCACTGCGGGGTAAAGAAAAATCGGCCAGCAGAATGGCTCGCGAGGCGTGATGTATCTCTACTTTTTCTAGAACATCAATTCTGGTGTAATCGCCACTATAGAAAAAAATATGGTTTTGATTGATATGTCGCAACTCCAGTTCTGGAAGTTCAGAGAGTTCGGCAACAATCACAATCGGACAAAGATACATATCAGGATCGGACTGGAGTTCTTGGAGCACCAAAGGTAAACTGCGATTCCAGCCACAAATAATAATATGCTCCCTGAGTTCGTCTAAATCCATACTTTTCAGTCCCACTCCTGATTGAAAACGTCTGACAATGACCGCAGAAACAATCCCCGTAAAAACTGCAAAGAGAGTTAAGCCCCCTAAAATTACAATAACTGTCACAAACCGCCCAGCCCTGGTTCGTGCATCCCCCCCAATCGGTTCCGCTGAAATGAGTGAAAAAAAGCTCCACCACAACGAGTCCTCAATGGAGGCAAAATCTTGATTCTTCTGGCCTTCTAGCATAAAGATCGCCAGGCCCCCCGCCACAATAATTAGAGCCGTTAACAGGAGCGCGGTAATCTGCAAACGGTAAGTTGCTGCAGCCCAAGGGGAAAATTGATTCAGATTGCGGTTAATTAGGGTAGCGGCCCGCGGCAAGCGTAAAAGGGGCAGCAGTTGCCAGAGGCCCAGGCCTGGGGGAATTGGTAAAATTGCGATTAAGTCTAACCAGTAATGGCGGAAAAAGCGTTGTTTCTTGCGGGCGATGAGGTAGCGCGTCACCAGTTCAGCAATAAATGTCAGGCGAATAACTAGCTCAAGAATCACAAACGGGGCCATGGGCTGACCTTGCCTGCTAATCACGACTTGATAAACGACCAAGATAGCTGTGATTAAAATTAAAGCCA
Proteins encoded in this window:
- a CDS encoding ion transporter, giving the protein MVSKSLLARLDRLIHAPRTELALVALILITAILVVYQVVISRQGQPMAPFVILELVIRLTFIAELVTRYLIARKKQRFFRHYWLDLIAILPIPPGLGLWQLLPLLRLPRAATLINRNLNQFSPWAAATYRLQITALLLTALIIVAGGLAIFMLEGQKNQDFASIEDSLWWSFFSLISAEPIGGDARTRAGRFVTVIVILGGLTLFAVFTGIVSAVIVRRFQSGVGLKSMDLDELREHIIICGWNRSLPLVLQELQSDPDMYLCPIVIVAELSELPELELRHINQNHIFFYSGDYTRIDVLEKVEIHHASRAILLADFSLPRSDQDRDARTVLAALTIEKLKPGIYTCAQLLDRNNNVQLQIAGVEDIVVADEMTGHLISSAVRNLGGMNVISELLTVQVGNQIYRLNVPKDLMQATFWQAHEYLKFRYDALLIAVETLNGIKGKQTLINPPPEHLLQASDYLIVIARQAPRLPV